In Stigmatopora nigra isolate UIUO_SnigA chromosome 2, RoL_Snig_1.1, whole genome shotgun sequence, a single window of DNA contains:
- the endouc gene encoding uridylate-specific endoribonuclease C, with product MDSRILEALLFGLFISGLNASSLVLNQELSTLFDELWRLDSNRMTPGLDYNISVQGRAGFVSQGSQIAIDRASRPFFTDVNEIKMGNVTTISRLLKLLDNYERSAGVAEQVTAEEQREVSLFLDAVMETEVMKRAHRYLVSKGQSSSNLRNFKSQLHLIWFHLYHRQRNTGPDSCGFEHVFVGEIRFSNEITGFHNWIQFYVQEKARLLDYKGYKARQHDLPDDDDHVVSLQFSWHSVLKPVGSAFIGTSPEFEMALFTVVFLMNTERSTTVLVNIDQCQMELLVVRHGRSLGTAYPKLLSSNSRHFRQNSQ from the exons ATGGATTCAAG GATACTTGAAGCCCTCCTTTTCGGGTTGTTTATCAGTGGACTGAATGCATCCAG TTTAGTGTTAAACCAAGAACTTTCTACGCTTTTCGATGAGTTGTGGAGGCTGGATTCCAATCGAATGACCCCTGGACTCGATTACAACATCTCGGTTCAA GGCCGGGCAGGATTTGTCAGCCAAGGAAGTCAAATCGCCATCGATCGTGCTTCTCGGCCTTTCTTTACTGATGTCAATGAGATCAAGATGGGGAACGTGACCACCATCTCCC GGCTTTTGAAGCTGCTGGACAACTACGAGAGGTCAGCCGGTGTGGCTGAGCAGGTCACAGCTGAGGAACAGAGGGAAGTCAGCCTCTTCTTGGATGCCGTTATGGAGACTGAAGTTATGAAG cGTGCTCACAGATATCTGGTAAGTAAAGGCCAGTCTTCATCCAACCTGAGGAACTTCAAGAGTCAGCTCCACTTGATCTGGTTTCACCTCTACCACAGACAAAGGAATACCGG GCCCGACTCGTGCGGCTTCGAGCACGTGTTTGTCGGAGAGATCCGATTTAGCAATGAAATCACAGGCTTTCATAACTGGATCCAGTTCTACGTGCAGGAAAAGGCTAGGTTGCTGGACTACAAAGGCTACAAGGCGAGACAGCATGACTTG CCCGATGATGACGACCACGTGGTGAGCCTGCAGTTCAGCTGGCACAGCGTGCTCAAACCCGTGGGCAGTGCTTTCATCGGCACCAGCCCCGAGTTCGAGATGGCGCTTTTCACTGTCGTTTTTCTCATGAACACGGAGAGAAGCACCACAGTGCTGGTCAACATCGACCAGTGTCAGATGGAGCTGTTGGTGGTCCGGCATGGGCGGTCTCTTGGCACGGCCTACCCTAAATTGCTAAGCAGCAACAGTAGACATTTCAGGCAGAATTCGCAATGA
- the pla2g15 gene encoding lysosomal phospholipase A and acyltransferase: MAGRQRLIAFSILTLGLLLWLFCGKTSGKHVGNKSSQSPGPPVVLVPGDLGNQLEAKLDKPSVVHYICYKKTDTFFTLWLNLEQLVPVAIDCWMDNIRLVYNRTTHTTSSPPGVNITVPGFGDTYSVEYLDPSKRGVGMYFFNIVQALVDWGYTRGGDVRGAPYDWRKAPNENKEYFLALKAMIEDMAAKAGGPVVIIAHSMGNMYTLYFLNQQPQAWKDKYIKAFVALGPPWAGVAKTLRVITSGDNNGIPVIRPLKIRSQQRTAVSTSWLLPYSHTWPKDKVLIQTPTTNYTVMDYKKLYFDLGFEDGWLMRQDTEPLLYDLTPPGVAVHCLYGTGVPTSEAYQYSAKFPDEDPTILMGDGDGTVNLLSATQCKRWDGRQKEAVTLQELPGNEHVNMLVNVSTVAYIKKVLFES, translated from the exons ATGGCGGGTCGGCAGCGACTCATTGCCTTTTCAATTCTCACACTCGGTTTGTTATTATGGCTGTTTTGTGGAAAGACCTCCGGCAAACATGTGGGCAACAAGTCGTCCCAATCCCCGGGACCCCCAGTCGTCCTCG TTCCGGGGGACCTAGGAAACCAGCTGGAGGCAAAATTGGACAAACCCAGTGTGGTTCATTACATTTGTTACAAGAAGACAGACACTTTCTTCACTTTATGGCTCAACTTGGAGCAACTCGTACCCGTTGCCATTGACTGCTGGATGGACAACATCAG gctTGTCTACAACAGGACTACACACACAACCTCGTCGCCCCCTGGTGTCAACATCACCGTTCCAGGGTTCGGAGACACGTACTCGGTAGAGTATTTGGACCCTAGTAAACGCGGCGTAG GTATGTATTTCTTTAATATTGTACAGGCGCTGGTGGACTGGGGCTACACTCGAGGAGGTGACGTGAGAGGAGCTCCCTATGATTGGAGGAAAGCACCAA ATGAGAACAAGGAATACTTCCTGGCTTTAAAGGCAATGATCGAGGACATGGCGGCAAAAGCTGGTGGTCCTGTGGTCATAATCGCCCATAGCATGGGCAACATGTACACTTTGTACTTCCTCAACCAGCAGCCGCAAGCCTGGAAAGACAAATACATTAAAGCCTTTGTTGCTTTGGGACCGCCGTGGGCCGGTGTGGCCAAGACGCTAAGAGTCATCACCTCAG GTGACAATAACGGCATTCCGGTAATCAGACCACTGAAGATCCGCTCTCAGCAAAGGACGGCTGTGTCCACTTCTTGGCTGCTTCCCTATTCCCACACCTGGCCTAAAGATAAG GTTTTGATCCAGACCCCCACCACTAACTACACAGTGATGGACTACAAGAAACTCTACTTTGACCTCGGTTTCGAGGACGGCTGGCTGATGCGTCAGGACACAGAGCCTCTCCTCTACGACCTGACCCCGCCCGGCGTGGCCGTCCACTGCTTGTACGGCACCGGCGTACCCACTTCCGAAGCCTACCAGTACAGCGCCAAATTCCCCGACGAGGACCCCACCATCTTGATGGGCGACGGTGACGGCACGGTCAACCTTCTGAGCGCCACGCAATGCAAACGCTGGGACGGCCGGCAGAAGGAAGCTGTGACCTTGCAAGAGCTCCCCGGGAACGAGCACGTCAACATGCTGGTCAACGTCTCCACTGTGGCTTATATTAAGAAGGTACTTTTCGAAAGCTGA